Within the Pieris napi chromosome 10, ilPieNapi1.2, whole genome shotgun sequence genome, the region ATTTTGGTTTATTTAGTGGAAATGTTAAGTTTTCTAAGGGTGGGCTCATTCTGATTAAATAGAGGGTGTTACGTAATTAATCAGAATATTCAGTCTCATTTTATATCACATTCAATCATTTCTGTTTTACTATTCTGTAAATTCTGTTCTTTATTTTCAGTCTTGGGCTCGGTTGGCCAATACCAAATAATGTGCTTAGGAGTAAAACAAAACTAACATTCCGTCAACCAACTACCTCATTAAATAATGACAAGTCCATAACCaatgtttagtttttaagaatAAACCATTACTTTTTGTGCCCCTAATATTTGTATGTGATGTTTGGTATAAATTTaaggttttgttttattttttttatttaatggaaCTAATATGGAAGTGTAACATTCTACGAGTTGTGACATTCTAGGAAAAAGTTGTCTAGTTTTTTAAGTCTTCATAGGAATTATGAATTGGATTCGAACCAGAAACagattaaaattacttttcttaattataacattttacttcggttaaattttgtttaaaccaGATTGTCCATATTGAAATTATTCCACATTATGTACTTTATCGTCAACGACAAAACTTATAACAATGTTTTAAGCAAGTTTTTGGGCATTTCAAGAACATGTTTTacttaatacaaaagaaaaaaattaccatgTTTTTTTGGGAACAGCcatgcgattctgtaactcacttttcgaatacattctgataaggagggagcttgtagtttattgtttatcagaatcccaaatcataaaatgactgcttcacgactgatttgagcgcgaccgccgatgcgaaaaccgctgtgtgagttcgaaaagtgagttacagaatcgcaaggcaggacATAAAATGTGGTGACGTGAATGAAACACAAAAAGTTATCTCCCTTGTTTGGATTTGATCCACCTATCTTAGGAGCTTCGGGCCACATTTTCTGCTTTTACTCAATATAGCAAGTCATTAATTGAGACTGtattagtataatatttttgtttgcttcacaatatttacattcatttgtttaaaacaaagttaTTTGATTTCAGGGTGTCGAAAGCGATAAAGATGAAGAGGAAATGGAAATGGAAGACGAGGAGATGAACGAGGATCAGGCCTTCAACGCCCCTAATGTACCCGAAGTGTCCATCACCGTGATGCGTCCTTCGGGCGAGACCTTACACTCGCGTCAAGGAATACAACAACTGGCGTCTAAAGACTGTCTCGTGTGCGGCCGCTCTTATAGATATTCTCACAATGCCAGGCGACACGAACTGACAGCTCACAGCTTCGATAgatatacaaacaaaataacgCCTAAAAAATCACACAACCGGATGCAACCTAAATTGCGACCCAACCCGTTTAACCCTAAAGCACGGTTGATGCCGAATCCCATCAGCCATAAGATGCAACTCCAGCTGCCCCAACTACAACAATCTATCAAACTTATGCCTAAGAAAATAATTCCACCGAAACCGATTCCCATCAGAAGCCTCAAGCCTTCGCAGAACAATTTGCCTTATCCCTTGCGTATCAAGGCGCTTAAagatttacaaattaaaaagaagGAACCGCAAATATTGAAAACGCTACTCACGACCAAACCGGAAGTTCTGGTGTCGGAGCCAGAAATTATTAACTCGGGGCCCGAAAGCCCCGAAACCTTGATATCCGAACCGGAGATTGCCTCATTCCAAGTCGAAACTATCTTGTCCGAGCCCGATGGCTTCATCCACCAAAACGACGGCGATAAAGATGACGACGTCCAAAATCATAACCAGAATTACGACACGGTCGATATGGATTCAGAAAATGAAATTGAAATCGCGCGTCAACCCGATAATGAGGAAGAATCTGAAGTTAGGCCCGAGAACGAAGCGGAAGACGAGGAAGAAAACGCTGGAGACGAACAACAGAACGATTTAGGAAAAGAAAATGAAGGTATAGATGAAAGTCGGGAGAAAGTATCTGAAGACCCTCACGAGGATGGCGAAGAAGATGCAAAAGAACCCGAAGAAACGGACAAAGACGTCGATGACAGTCAAGAAAATTACGAATACGACCAAGACGGTGACCCTCCGATAGCCCCTGTCGTGGAAATAAACGAGGATATGCAAAATTCGTACAACAGCGAAGCTATTGAAAACGAAGAAGAGGAATTGGAAGATTACGCCGCGGACGACGGTGGAGATGGAGAAGAAGAGGCCAAAGAGCTGGATCCGGACAAACAATACGTAACTAAGACGCAAAGAGAATTCATTCTCAAGTATCGGGACATAATCGAACAAATCAATACCCAGAGGTGTCTCTGCTGCGATAGAGAACATCCCCGAAGAAAAGCGGTCATCCAGCATCTGCAAAAAAACGGGCACAAAGTCCCCAAGCACACGTGCTACAATTGCGTCGTTACATTTTCTCATATCGGCGCTCTGCTGAGCCACATGCGGTCGAACTCGTGCACCGATTTGTGGAAAATCATCTACAAGGAAGGCGGCGTCACCGACGATCAAGTGATCGACGACGAGCCAAAGGTTAAAGTGCAATACAAAGACATTCTCAACGCGAGGTCTTACGCCTGCAAGCTGTGTCCCGCTAAGTTCCAATTGAAACAATTGATAATGAAGCACGTGCTCGACGTGCACGAGGATGGCCAATCGCACGTCGTTCTCGCGTGCGTACATTGCGGCGCACGATTCAAAGATAAATCTATTTGGAAGAAACACATCCGCAACGGCGAGTGCACCGTGTACATCGCGTGCGATCTGTGCACCGAGAAGTTTGGCAACGTGCAGGACTTTAACGAGCACGCCGTGGCCGTCCACGCCGGCAATTTCGATCCCGACAGTCAGAGCAAGTGCATCGACGGGCGACCGACGGATTGCCCGATATGTGATAAGAAATGCTGCTCTTATCAGGCCCTCGTGAAACATTTGAAAGCTATTCACAACGAAGAGACCCCCCACTACTGCCAACACTGCGAGGCGAAGTTCGAACACGCCGCCGATCTCGACAAGCACACCTACACGGAACACTCTCTCAAGATGCTGGGAACTCATGCCTCCGAGCCGGACATGTCGCTGGTGAAAGAAGAAGCCGAGGAGTACCATTACTCGTGCACCGAATGTAACGCCATATTCGAGACGGTCGACGCGTGGACCGACCACCAGGTCGCCGAACACAACCAAGTCGCGCATCACTGCGACCAATGTGAGAAGAAATTCTTGCGGCCCTCCGAACTGGCCGAGCACAAAAACAGCCACTTGCGAGTCAAATTCTATCCGTGCAGTTTGTGCGGAAACTCTTACAGTAGTCCTCAGAAGCTGTCTCAACACGTCCAACAGACTCATCCCGGATCGAGCACCGTAGGCGCGGGAGACACAGATTTCTTCTGCGATATTTGTGTCAGAACATTCAAAAGCCGCCAGGCTTTCTCGAACCATATGCGTATTCACGCCAAAGTACCGTCCAACAAGAAAAGGCCGGGCGATTCGAGGAGTTTCGCTCCGCAGATTATCGGAAAACCGATACACTTTTCGATGATCCAACCGGGATTCAGTCCGTTCAAACCGAACTGTAACGTGCCCAACGCTCCCTATTCTTGTGATATATGCGGAAAAGGGTTTAtgcataagaaaaatatttggaaGCATAAGAAGGTGTTGCACGCGGACCTTTTGAACGACAGACACAACGACAGCGAGGAGAACACCATGCACGCCTCCACGGAGGAGGACGAGTACAACCCCGACGAGAACGGGGCCATTCTGTCGACACCTCAGTTTAACAGTTTCAACTTCGCCAACATGACCAACTCCATGCAATCGACGCCCCAAGAACCCATGCAGTTCTCGTGCGAATTATGTTACAAACGCTTTCCGCTCAAGGCCAGCCTGTGGAAGCACAAACGCGCCAAGCACGGCATCATCAACCCTTCGGCCACCGACACTTCGGTCGAGGTCAACAACAGTCGCTCCAGTTGTACCATTTGCAAAATATCTTTCGCCGACAAGAAATCCTATTACCGACACAGGAAGAACGTCCACAAGTCGACGGTTCAAATGTGTAAGATATGCGGAAAGCCGTTGAACTCGACGCTGGAGTTGTACGAACACTTGAAATCCGATCACGCGCGAGAACTGTTAGGCTACAACTCCTCTCAAGGCCCCGGAAAGTCTCAGGAGATGACTCAGGAGGTGGAAGTGGAGTTCGAGGAGCGAGAGACCGAGCGCCCCGACCCCAACGCCGAGTACCAAGCCCGCTATCCGTGCGACACCTGCGGGAAGCAATTCGTGGGGTTGCTGGCGCTGCAGAACCACCAGTGCATCAATCAGCTGCCCCAGCAGCCGCAAACTTTTGACTGTGAAATATGCCACAAGAGCTACGTCTCGATCGCCGCGCTGAAGAGCCACCGCGGGTGGCATCTGCGCTCCCCGGACGGAAAGGCGGCCGCGAACAACTCGGGCCTTTGGATGCCCCAGAACAAAGTGACCAGCAAGGTCAGCAAATACGAAGTGGTCGACGCCTCTCAGCTGGCCCGCGTCTCCCACACCACGACGTCGGCCCCCTCCCCCCTGACCAAGCGCAGGCTGCCTCCGGAGGTCGAGGTGACGGTCGTCAACCCGAATAAGAAGTTGCGATCCGACGACTCCGGAGAGATGGACCAGTCGACGAACGCGTCCGGGCCTTCGGACGACAGATACTGTAGGATATGCGACCGAGAGTTCACGAAGCGGGCGGCCTACCAGCGCCACATGGACGAGGTGCACCAACCGAACTCGGTGTTCTGCCCCGTCTGCGACAAGAGCTTCACGCGCAAGAGCACTCTCATAGTGCACATGAAGAAGCACTACGACGCCGGGGAGGGCGGCTCGGCCAACCTGCAGGACGAGGAGGGCTCGGCCTGCGAGGTCTGCGGGGAGCGCTTCGACGACCTCGACGCCCTGAACGCGCACCGCGACACGCAGCACGGCGACGAGGAGTCGGCCGGAGACTCGGAGGACGACGGCTCCGCTCCTCCGGCGCAGCCCGGCGAGTTCACGTGCGCCCAGTGCGGGGACGGGGTGGCCACGCCCCGCGACCTCATCGCCCACCGCACCATGCACGCCACGCCCACCAAGTTCTTCTGCAACATCTGCAAGGTGTACTTCGCGAGGGCCATCGATCTGTCTTCGCACACGCGGGCGAGGCACTCGGACAACGAGAAGGTGTTCTTTCCGTGCGCCATGTGCGACCGGTTCTACATGAACAAGAAGAGCCTGCAGCGGCACATCGAGATGGCTCACTGATGATGAGAACTGGTTCGGGGTCAGTTCGACTTGTACATTTGGGGCACCGAACTGCCGACGGACGAATGGGGCGTGAGTGGTCCCGATCTGTAAATACGTTTTGTATTAACTCGAGGGTAGACTTTCCTTTATTGGCATTCCTCTTCCGTTCTCGTCTCCGTTGCGGTCGATCTTTATCAATCTGCtcattttgtgttatttatttttaattacaattattcaattcGTAATACAGTTAAGTTGTTTTAATGGTAGGCGTATTCTAAGTTGGGTCTTTTACGTTAGGTTTAGGCTagatatattgttattttgtaattttaattaagtcaATACATTTCCGTATTcaaaatactgaaataatgGGCCAAAATTTGCTTTTAGTcactataaaaattgttttatctttgaatttcgaaaatagagctttttagttttaatgcAGCGGCGCCATCTCCGAGAAGAATGATTATGATTCTGACAGCGACAAAAATCGTTTCGGACCTTCTCTCGAAGGTGGGCCGAAACCTTagggtttttaattaatattttatttagattatgtAAATACGTTTGACTACAAATTAGGAATTTATTGAGTTGATTTGAACTATTTTAACTTTCCATTAAAATGTactgattattttataaaggttactttgtatattttctactCGTAAGTCAACCACAAATTTGCATCGTCTCATCTATGGCGATGCAATcgatcaaaatatttaattacggTTAATCGTTATAATGACGCTTGTATTGAATCATGTTGTATGatatgaaaaatttacatCCAAATTATGTGGTTtacttaagtaaaatattgtaatagtgCCTTTTTGATACGTAGCAAAGATCGAAAACTATTGTGGCTGTAGTGAGACTATCGTAACGGCTGAaacgatatatttaatattttaaaaataaatattacctaCTCGGGGATAAGCATTCTAACGgtgaaagattttttaaacaatgagAATACAAATCTATCCTTTAGATACGGTTTATTATATCAGTCAATTGTTAAGAGGAAATTTACGATATTAAAGGTTTTCGATATTGGCGATAGTTTTCGTTCATTCGACGAAACTTTGTTATTGGATTTACGGTATAcgtattaaaactatttgaaGAGAATCAGATAATTTCTGTCTTTATGACGCTTTGTCCATAGATGAGGTTTACTTTGTCATCTTTGTGGTTTCATGAATAAAGcgacttaaataatatattgttttatttacatgacgTGTCCCCACAAAATTGACGATAGGCctaaagtcaaaaataatttattcatatattttgacGACacattggcctagtggttagtacccctgactgcgaatccatgggtcccgggttcgatccccggctgaaacgaacatcgatgtgatgagcatttggtgttgtgcttaggtcttgggtgtttaaatatgtatttatatgtctatctatctataatatgtatgtatatccgttgcctagtacccataacacaagcttcgacagcttagcatgggactaggtcaattggtgtgaattgtctttattaaaaaaaaaaaaggtaacaatgtaaatactaaatacactTATGACCGaccaaagaaatatacattaaatgcttgtaattttacatttactgccagttcacgaatcaagggcgtagaacggaagagctCCAAAAAGAAAATCTATGTTTATTATCGGATCTGGGTTAAATTTTATCGTACATATTATCTAAACAGTATTAAATCTTGGGCGATTGACGTATGTAGGTATTATATTCTAAATTGCCGCTATTTGATAATTCAAATTTCGCTATTTCAAGGGTAGCCTTCTAGGCTAcaggttatttttaattaaatgaaacacaTCATAGATTgcacaaaacattttaatataaacttaaaaagtcGTACAacaatatgaaaaattattattgactaATTATATTTGCGGTTATGGAGATCCGCTATCTATATTAtgcaaatattattctatatttaacACCTCATCGAATATATCTtacaaaagaaagaaaaataaaaagtatcttttagtaataaaaaatctcaTTATACTAAGttgtattattaaacttacgttataagattttatctacaaaaaatactgTAGCGTTTTGCTCAGTTTTTCAATCGAGCCCGCGTTTACGTAATAATAGGGTATTAATAAATTGCtttaatgattaaattataCTACTACACTTaatctaaatgaaaatataaaaatcgtaaaaaaatagTGCACATTTCCGTATACAACTTGTCATTGTTGTGCTATCAATAATTTTGGTTTTTCGACATGACCTTGCATTTGCGACACAtggaattattgtttatacttTACAGTTGTAAAAATCTGTTAAACAGttcatattacaataatatc harbors:
- the LOC125053191 gene encoding zinc finger protein 850-like, with the protein product MSVNYDRVCRLCLSSRGELLPIFPTTSSDDSEPLVLAVKINDCVSVQINENDELPTNVCRKCLDNVNNWHTFKSVCERTQNKLQSLINKESSHLEEIHIKTEPNEGLSDGGYDDGVVINGSYPDDETAASSSKIQPEGPPILASLGLTPRSDKGVESDKDEEEMEMEDEEMNEDQAFNAPNVPEVSITVMRPSGETLHSRQGIQQLASKDCLVCGRSYRYSHNARRHELTAHSFDRYTNKITPKKSHNRMQPKLRPNPFNPKARLMPNPISHKMQLQLPQLQQSIKLMPKKIIPPKPIPIRSLKPSQNNLPYPLRIKALKDLQIKKKEPQILKTLLTTKPEVLVSEPEIINSGPESPETLISEPEIASFQVETILSEPDGFIHQNDGDKDDDVQNHNQNYDTVDMDSENEIEIARQPDNEEESEVRPENEAEDEEENAGDEQQNDLGKENEGIDESREKVSEDPHEDGEEDAKEPEETDKDVDDSQENYEYDQDGDPPIAPVVEINEDMQNSYNSEAIENEEEELEDYAADDGGDGEEEAKELDPDKQYVTKTQREFILKYRDIIEQINTQRCLCCDREHPRRKAVIQHLQKNGHKVPKHTCYNCVVTFSHIGALLSHMRSNSCTDLWKIIYKEGGVTDDQVIDDEPKVKVQYKDILNARSYACKLCPAKFQLKQLIMKHVLDVHEDGQSHVVLACVHCGARFKDKSIWKKHIRNGECTVYIACDLCTEKFGNVQDFNEHAVAVHAGNFDPDSQSKCIDGRPTDCPICDKKCCSYQALVKHLKAIHNEETPHYCQHCEAKFEHAADLDKHTYTEHSLKMLGTHASEPDMSLVKEEAEEYHYSCTECNAIFETVDAWTDHQVAEHNQVAHHCDQCEKKFLRPSELAEHKNSHLRVKFYPCSLCGNSYSSPQKLSQHVQQTHPGSSTVGAGDTDFFCDICVRTFKSRQAFSNHMRIHAKVPSNKKRPGDSRSFAPQIIGKPIHFSMIQPGFSPFKPNCNVPNAPYSCDICGKGFMHKKNIWKHKKVLHADLLNDRHNDSEENTMHASTEEDEYNPDENGAILSTPQFNSFNFANMTNSMQSTPQEPMQFSCELCYKRFPLKASLWKHKRAKHGIINPSATDTSVEVNNSRSSCTICKISFADKKSYYRHRKNVHKSTVQMCKICGKPLNSTLELYEHLKSDHARELLGYNSSQGPGKSQEMTQEVEVEFEERETERPDPNAEYQARYPCDTCGKQFVGLLALQNHQCINQLPQQPQTFDCEICHKSYVSIAALKSHRGWHLRSPDGKAAANNSGLWMPQNKVTSKVSKYEVVDASQLARVSHTTTSAPSPLTKRRLPPEVEVTVVNPNKKLRSDDSGEMDQSTNASGPSDDRYCRICDREFTKRAAYQRHMDEVHQPNSVFCPVCDKSFTRKSTLIVHMKKHYDAGEGGSANLQDEEGSACEVCGERFDDLDALNAHRDTQHGDEESAGDSEDDGSAPPAQPGEFTCAQCGDGVATPRDLIAHRTMHATPTKFFCNICKVYFARAIDLSSHTRARHSDNEKVFFPCAMCDRFYMNKKSLQRHIEMAH